The following are encoded in a window of Mycobacterium sp. ELW1 genomic DNA:
- a CDS encoding HAD family hydrolase, which yields MAKPAVLFDIDGTLVDSNYLHVHAWQQAFHEVGLPVQAWHVHRSIGMDGSTLVEELSGGADDDVQKRLKDFHTRHYEACADLLTTLPGARGLLQRVADLGLQVVLATSAPENELAMLRTTLDCDELVSAITSSEDVEEAKPRPDIVNVALKKAGVSAQQAVFIGDTVWDVEASARAGVPCIAVLSGGVGRGELEKAGAAAVFDDVQELLDNLDGSPIAALL from the coding sequence ATGGCCAAGCCCGCAGTGCTCTTCGACATCGACGGCACCCTCGTCGACTCGAACTACCTCCACGTCCATGCCTGGCAGCAGGCCTTCCACGAGGTCGGCCTGCCGGTTCAGGCCTGGCATGTCCACCGCTCGATCGGCATGGACGGGTCCACCTTGGTCGAGGAACTGTCCGGCGGCGCCGACGACGATGTGCAGAAGCGGCTCAAGGACTTCCACACCCGCCACTACGAGGCCTGCGCCGATCTGCTGACCACGCTGCCCGGGGCGCGCGGACTGCTGCAGCGTGTTGCCGACCTGGGCCTGCAGGTCGTGCTGGCGACCTCAGCGCCGGAGAACGAACTGGCCATGTTGCGCACAACGCTCGACTGCGACGAGCTCGTGTCGGCCATCACCTCGTCCGAAGACGTCGAGGAGGCCAAACCCCGGCCCGACATCGTCAACGTCGCACTGAAGAAGGCCGGGGTGTCGGCGCAGCAGGCGGTGTTCATCGGCGACACCGTCTGGGATGTGGAGGCCAGCGCCCGCGCCGGGGTGCCGTGCATCGCGGTGCTGTCTGGCGGCGTCGGTAGAGGCGAACTCGAAAAGGCCGGAGCTGCAGCCGTATTCGACGACGTGCAGGAGCTGCTCGACAACCTCGACGGTTCACCGATCGCCGCCCTGCTCTGA
- a CDS encoding TetR family transcriptional regulator, translating to MNSRTPSSRRERSGKSRSRETPSREERKEATRRAIIAAALKLLDERSFSGLSLREVTREAGIVPAAFYRHFESMDALGLVLIDESFRTLREMLRSARAGKLDPNRVIESTVDILVAGVAEQREHWRFIGRERSSGVTVLRYAIRTEIRLITSELATDLARFPGLNEWSTEDLNILASLFVNSMIIIAEAIEDAHDAAALDEIKRTAVKQLRMITVGVNAWEPAPVVDEDDEALPADDNAPEA from the coding sequence GTGAACAGTCGTACGCCCAGCTCACGTCGCGAGCGTTCAGGGAAGTCACGCTCTCGCGAAACACCATCGCGGGAAGAGCGCAAAGAGGCCACCCGCCGGGCCATCATCGCGGCCGCATTGAAGCTCCTCGACGAGCGCAGCTTCAGCGGTCTGAGCCTGCGTGAAGTCACCCGCGAGGCCGGGATCGTGCCTGCCGCGTTCTACCGCCACTTCGAGTCGATGGACGCCCTCGGCCTGGTTCTGATCGACGAGTCCTTCCGCACCTTGCGCGAGATGCTGCGCAGCGCCCGCGCGGGCAAGCTCGACCCGAACCGCGTCATCGAGTCCACGGTCGACATCCTGGTCGCCGGGGTGGCCGAGCAGCGTGAGCACTGGCGGTTCATCGGGCGCGAGCGCTCCAGCGGCGTGACGGTGCTGCGCTATGCGATCCGCACCGAGATCCGGCTGATCACCTCGGAGCTCGCCACCGACCTCGCGCGGTTCCCTGGGCTCAACGAGTGGAGCACCGAGGACCTCAACATCCTGGCCAGTCTGTTCGTGAACTCGATGATCATCATCGCCGAGGCCATCGAGGACGCCCACGACGCGGCCGCGCTCGACGAGATCAAGCGCACCGCGGTCAAACAGCTGCGGATGATCACCGTCGGTGTCAATGCCTGGGAGCCCGCGCCGGTGGTCGACGAGGATGACGAGGCGCTGCCGGCCGACGACAACGCGCCCGAGGCCTGA
- a CDS encoding ferredoxin reductase: protein MFTQILTEKVLRSPLVDLLTGPHGVDRYTELVDATWTTDARARVVDVRRSTPRSVTLLLDPNAAVTGYRAGQHLNLTVEIDGRRHTRCYSPASAEGSPLIELTIGSHDGGLVSNHLYRHARPGMVVDLSDPAGDFVLPEARPQRILFVSGGSGITPVMSMLRTLQAEGFDGEIAFIHYARTPAEACYRAELAATGVRVLHGYTRAPGGELDGRFGPEHLQVAMPDADAVYVCGPPALVEAVREHCPNAFSESFVPVPFVVPDAPSGGRISFRDSGIDAQDDGRPLLDQAEDAGLNPTSGCRMGICHTCTRRKHRGAVRNLTTGTISTADEEDVQICVSVPVGDVEIAL, encoded by the coding sequence ATGTTCACTCAAATCTTGACCGAGAAGGTGCTCCGCTCGCCGCTGGTCGATCTGCTCACCGGTCCGCATGGCGTGGACCGTTACACCGAGCTGGTGGACGCGACTTGGACCACCGACGCCCGCGCCAGGGTGGTCGACGTACGACGCTCCACCCCGCGCAGCGTCACCCTGCTCCTCGACCCCAATGCCGCTGTCACCGGCTACCGCGCCGGCCAGCATCTGAACCTGACGGTGGAGATCGACGGCCGCCGCCACACCCGCTGTTACTCACCGGCCAGCGCCGAGGGGTCCCCGCTGATCGAATTGACGATCGGATCCCATGACGGCGGCCTGGTGTCCAACCACCTCTACCGCCACGCCCGCCCCGGCATGGTCGTCGACCTGTCCGACCCGGCCGGCGACTTCGTCCTGCCCGAGGCCAGGCCCCAGCGCATCCTGTTCGTCTCCGGCGGCAGCGGCATCACCCCGGTGATGTCGATGCTGCGCACCCTGCAGGCCGAAGGCTTCGACGGCGAGATCGCCTTCATCCACTACGCCCGCACTCCGGCCGAAGCCTGCTACCGAGCCGAACTGGCCGCCACCGGTGTCCGGGTGCTGCACGGCTACACCCGCGCACCGGGCGGCGAGCTCGACGGCCGCTTCGGGCCCGAGCACCTTCAGGTCGCGATGCCCGATGCCGACGCCGTCTACGTGTGCGGGCCGCCCGCACTGGTCGAGGCGGTGCGCGAACACTGCCCGAACGCCTTCTCGGAGAGCTTTGTCCCGGTGCCCTTCGTGGTGCCCGATGCTCCGTCGGGTGGCCGAATCAGCTTCCGGGACAGCGGCATCGACGCGCAAGACGACGGACGTCCCCTCCTGGACCAGGCGGAGGACGCTGGTCTGAACCCCACCAGTGGATGCCGAATGGGCATCTGCCACACCTGCACCCGCCGTAAGCATCGCGGCGCCGTGCGCAACCTGACCACCGGAACGATCTCCACCGCCGACGAGGAGGACGTGCAGATCTGCGTGTCCGTGCCTGTCGGCGACGTCGAGATCGCGCTCTGA
- a CDS encoding acyl-CoA desaturase: protein MNTQHVTLTREQADEFGRELDAIKEQVIADLGQTDVDYIRRVIKAQRAMEIGGRALLMAGIFPPAWLAGTALLGISKILDNMEIGHNVMHGQYEWTGDPALRGRTFEWDTACPADQWRHSHNFSHHTFTNIVGMDRDIGYGILRMSPDQPWRPYYLGNPVYAFLLMVLFQYGVALHELEADRIRSGEISLADKREIASEIWRKTRRQLLKDYVAFPLLAGPMAPFVFTGNMTANLIRNVWSYMIIFCGHFPDGTQEFTIEETRNESRGQWYFRQILGSANLTGGKLFHLLSGNLSHQIEHHLFPDVPARRYAEMAPHVREVCERYGIPYNAGPLPKQFGTVIRKIVKLALPTRQRSEDAALVEAA, encoded by the coding sequence ATGAACACCCAACACGTCACACTGACCCGCGAGCAGGCCGACGAGTTCGGCCGTGAACTCGACGCGATCAAGGAACAGGTGATCGCCGACCTCGGCCAGACCGACGTCGACTACATCCGCCGGGTTATCAAGGCCCAGCGCGCCATGGAGATCGGCGGCCGCGCATTGCTGATGGCCGGCATCTTCCCCCCTGCCTGGCTGGCCGGAACCGCGCTGCTCGGGATCTCGAAGATCTTGGACAACATGGAGATCGGCCACAACGTCATGCATGGGCAGTACGAGTGGACCGGCGACCCGGCCCTGCGCGGCCGCACCTTCGAGTGGGACACCGCGTGCCCGGCCGACCAGTGGCGGCACTCGCACAACTTCTCTCACCACACCTTCACCAATATCGTTGGTATGGACCGCGATATCGGCTATGGCATCCTGCGAATGAGCCCCGATCAGCCGTGGCGACCCTATTACCTGGGCAACCCGGTGTACGCCTTCCTGCTGATGGTGCTGTTCCAGTACGGCGTCGCACTGCACGAGCTGGAGGCCGACCGCATCCGTTCCGGTGAGATCTCGCTGGCCGACAAGCGCGAGATCGCCAGTGAAATCTGGCGCAAGACCCGTCGCCAGCTCCTCAAGGACTATGTGGCGTTCCCGTTGCTCGCCGGACCGATGGCACCGTTCGTGTTCACCGGCAACATGACGGCCAACCTGATCCGCAACGTGTGGTCGTACATGATCATCTTCTGCGGGCACTTCCCGGACGGCACACAGGAATTCACTATTGAGGAAACTCGTAACGAGTCTCGTGGCCAGTGGTACTTCCGCCAGATCCTCGGTTCGGCCAACCTGACCGGCGGCAAGCTGTTCCACCTGCTGTCGGGCAACCTGTCCCACCAGATCGAGCACCATCTGTTCCCGGACGTGCCGGCGCGCCGGTACGCCGAGATGGCCCCGCACGTCCGCGAGGTGTGCGAGCGCTACGGCATCCCCTACAACGCAGGACCGCTGCCCAAGCAGTTCGGCACCGTGATTCGCAAGATCGTCAAGCTGGCGCTACCCACCCGCCAGCGCAGCGAGGATGCCGCGCTGGTCGAGGCGGCCTGA
- a CDS encoding glycosyltransferase family 39 protein: MSQWVMGLSGQLFGFSSASMLVPEALMAVATVWLLYSAIARICGPRAGLLAGAALALTPVAALMFRFNNPDAAMVLLMMASAYCTVRALERAGGKWLAWAGVALGFAFLAKMLEGLMIAPAVGLAYLIAAPTPLRRRLLHLLGAAAAFVVSAGWFVVLTLVWPSSSRPYIAGSTDDNFMNLVLGYNGFARVLGRNHMNFGPGDPLGNSAGSQLRHLGGFGGMGNQKEGLGRLFAGEFGFEIGWLIPAALLSLVLVLIARGRAPRTDPVRAGVLLFGGWLVIDGVVLSYMKGMVHPYYCLSLAPAVAGTVAIGAQQMWARRQSWFGRAGLTGLIAVTGIWSWWVLGRNEDWLPALRWTVLVVTVLAAVALALPAPRRRRVAVAAAALGVVAVLAGPTAYAVATLGAPHRGGGPTVGPARSTTGFGAGFGESKDNPKLDALLRATTTRWSAAISGSSAAAALELSTGTAVMAVGGFTGSDPAPSLGQFKADVAAGKVAYYIVERDWRGKAGGWPGINRNHTGITDWVSATFTVTQVGDDDVYDLSRPK; the protein is encoded by the coding sequence GTGTCGCAGTGGGTGATGGGTCTGTCCGGGCAGCTGTTCGGCTTCAGTAGTGCCAGCATGCTGGTGCCCGAGGCGTTGATGGCCGTGGCGACGGTGTGGCTGCTCTACTCCGCGATCGCGCGCATCTGCGGCCCGCGGGCCGGCTTGCTGGCCGGCGCCGCGCTGGCGCTCACCCCGGTCGCCGCGCTGATGTTCCGGTTCAACAACCCCGACGCCGCGATGGTGCTGCTGATGATGGCCTCGGCGTACTGCACAGTGCGCGCGCTGGAACGAGCAGGAGGCAAGTGGCTGGCGTGGGCCGGTGTCGCGCTCGGGTTCGCGTTCCTGGCCAAGATGCTGGAAGGCCTGATGATCGCGCCGGCGGTGGGCCTGGCCTATCTGATCGCGGCACCGACGCCGCTGCGCCGGCGGCTGCTGCACCTGCTGGGCGCCGCGGCCGCCTTCGTGGTGTCGGCCGGCTGGTTCGTGGTCCTGACCCTGGTGTGGCCGTCGTCGTCGCGCCCCTACATCGCCGGGTCGACCGATGACAACTTCATGAATCTGGTGCTGGGCTACAACGGCTTCGCGCGCGTTCTCGGCCGCAATCACATGAATTTCGGGCCCGGCGATCCGCTCGGCAACTCGGCCGGCAGCCAGCTCCGCCACCTCGGCGGCTTCGGCGGCATGGGCAACCAGAAGGAAGGTCTGGGCCGGCTGTTCGCGGGTGAGTTCGGTTTCGAGATCGGCTGGTTGATACCGGCAGCTCTGCTCAGTCTGGTTCTGGTGCTGATCGCCCGCGGTCGCGCACCGCGCACCGACCCGGTGCGGGCCGGTGTCCTTCTGTTCGGCGGCTGGCTGGTGATCGACGGTGTGGTGCTCAGCTATATGAAGGGCATGGTGCACCCGTACTACTGCCTGTCGCTGGCACCCGCGGTGGCCGGCACGGTTGCCATTGGCGCCCAACAGATGTGGGCGCGCAGACAGTCCTGGTTCGGCCGGGCCGGGTTGACGGGGCTGATCGCGGTGACCGGCATCTGGAGTTGGTGGGTGCTCGGCCGCAACGAGGACTGGTTGCCCGCCCTGCGGTGGACGGTCCTGGTAGTGACCGTGCTGGCCGCCGTCGCGCTGGCCTTGCCGGCGCCGCGGCGCCGCAGGGTCGCGGTGGCCGCCGCGGCATTGGGTGTGGTGGCGGTCCTGGCCGGGCCGACCGCCTACGCCGTCGCCACGCTCGGCGCTCCGCATCGCGGTGGCGGGCCGACCGTCGGCCCGGCCCGATCGACGACCGGCTTCGGCGCGGGGTTCGGTGAGTCGAAGGACAATCCGAAACTGGACGCCCTGCTGCGCGCCACCACCACGCGGTGGTCTGCGGCGATCTCCGGCTCGTCCGCCGCCGCTGCTCTTGAATTATCCACCGGCACAGCGGTGATGGCCGTCGGCGGCTTCACCGGCAGTGACCCCGCCCCGAGCCTGGGGCAGTTCAAGGCGGATGTGGCGGCGGGCAAGGTGGCCTACTACATCGTCGAGCGGGACTGGCGGGGCAAGGCCGGCGGGTGGCCGGGCATCAACCGCAACCACACTGGCATCACCGACTGGGTGAGCGCGACGTTCACGGTCACCCAGGTCGGCGACGACGATGTCTACGACCTGTCCCGGCCCAAGTGA
- a CDS encoding DUF305 domain-containing protein: MNKARTVVTGVAALAAVAAIGACSNSGTKDAASPSATSTVQSSTTAPVAAHNQADMMFAHMMIPHHRQAIEMSDMILAKQGIDARVVDLAKQIKAAQGPEIDTMQGWLNQWGMPGMPGMTNMPGMNGTTGSAPSDHGGMHGSDTPTAAPTTSTMPMPGMPGMDDMPGMDGMMSPADMQALQNAQGVEASKLYLTQMIKHHQGAITMAQNEIKDGQFADAIALAKSIATSQQKEIGTMNQILSSL, encoded by the coding sequence GTGAACAAAGCCAGGACTGTGGTGACCGGGGTGGCCGCGTTGGCTGCGGTTGCCGCCATCGGCGCGTGTAGCAACTCGGGCACCAAGGACGCGGCGTCGCCGTCGGCGACGTCCACTGTCCAGAGTTCGACCACGGCGCCGGTAGCCGCGCACAATCAGGCCGACATGATGTTCGCCCACATGATGATTCCGCATCATCGGCAGGCGATCGAGATGAGCGACATGATCCTGGCCAAGCAGGGCATCGATGCTCGGGTGGTGGACCTGGCCAAGCAGATCAAGGCGGCGCAGGGCCCGGAGATCGACACGATGCAGGGTTGGCTGAATCAGTGGGGAATGCCCGGGATGCCGGGCATGACCAACATGCCGGGGATGAACGGTACGACCGGCAGCGCGCCCTCAGACCACGGCGGCATGCACGGGTCGGACACCCCCACAGCGGCACCGACCACCTCGACCATGCCGATGCCGGGTATGCCCGGAATGGATGACATGCCAGGTATGGACGGGATGATGTCCCCGGCCGATATGCAGGCACTCCAGAACGCCCAAGGCGTCGAGGCCAGCAAGCTGTACCTGACCCAGATGATCAAGCATCACCAGGGTGCAATCACCATGGCGCAGAACGAGATCAAGGACGGCCAGTTCGCCGACGCCATCGCCCTCGCCAAGTCGATCGCCACCAGCCAGCAAAAGGAGATCGGTACCATGAATCAGATTCTGAGCTCCCTGTAG
- a CDS encoding HAMP domain-containing sensor histidine kinase yields MNLPSQASPHVPVTAVSGFGMRRRLLLAQTLVLLAGGVTTWVVASVVGPPLFREHLHMAGVAHDSNEQYHAEQAYQHATALSIGVAITVAALTALIATAYLSRRLQHSVAEVSAAASAVAEGRYDIRVAPPRLGREFDDMATAFNKMAARLQAVESSRRQLFGDLAHEIRTPVAVLEAYLEAVEDGVKVLDQPTIAMLREQTGRLVRFSADAAALAQAEDAHATITPGWVDADEVARSVSAALADRYAAKNVALSIQVSEGTRFWADRQRLTQVLNNLLDNALRHTAPGGHVRLAAAPVGSEVVFTVSDDGEGVAAEHLPHIFERFYRADSARNRDRGGSGIGLAIAKALTEAHGGTITATSPGPGEGTTFTVTVPSLPVAGARRGNQREYA; encoded by the coding sequence ATGAATCTTCCCTCGCAGGCATCGCCGCACGTGCCGGTGACCGCGGTCAGCGGATTCGGCATGCGCCGGCGGCTGCTGCTCGCGCAGACGCTGGTCCTGTTGGCCGGCGGGGTGACCACGTGGGTGGTCGCATCAGTGGTGGGGCCGCCGTTGTTCCGAGAGCATCTCCACATGGCCGGCGTCGCCCATGATTCCAACGAGCAGTATCACGCCGAGCAGGCCTACCAGCACGCCACCGCACTCTCCATCGGAGTCGCGATCACGGTGGCCGCCCTCACCGCGCTGATCGCCACCGCTTACCTGAGCCGGCGGCTGCAGCACTCCGTCGCCGAGGTCTCGGCAGCCGCGTCGGCGGTGGCCGAGGGCCGCTACGACATCCGTGTCGCACCACCTCGACTCGGCCGTGAATTCGACGATATGGCAACAGCTTTCAACAAGATGGCAGCTCGGCTGCAAGCTGTGGAATCGAGCCGGCGCCAGCTGTTCGGCGATCTCGCTCACGAGATCCGGACACCGGTGGCCGTGCTGGAGGCCTATCTGGAAGCCGTTGAGGACGGCGTGAAGGTCCTGGACCAGCCGACGATCGCGATGTTGCGAGAGCAGACCGGCCGGCTGGTGCGCTTCTCCGCCGACGCCGCCGCCCTGGCCCAGGCCGAAGACGCTCACGCCACGATCACCCCGGGATGGGTCGATGCCGACGAGGTCGCCCGCTCCGTCAGCGCCGCGCTGGCCGACCGCTACGCTGCGAAGAACGTTGCACTGAGCATTCAGGTGAGTGAGGGCACCCGGTTCTGGGCCGACCGTCAACGCCTCACGCAGGTGTTGAACAACCTGCTGGACAATGCATTACGTCACACTGCGCCTGGCGGTCACGTTCGACTCGCCGCGGCGCCCGTGGGCAGCGAGGTCGTCTTCACGGTGAGTGACGACGGCGAGGGTGTTGCCGCAGAGCACCTACCGCACATCTTCGAGCGCTTCTACCGTGCCGACTCGGCGCGTAATCGTGACCGGGGCGGCTCCGGCATCGGCCTCGCGATCGCCAAGGCGTTGACCGAGGCGCACGGCGGCACCATCACCGCGACCAGCCCCGGCCCCGGGGAAGGCACCACCTTCACGGTGACGGTGCCCAGCCTGCCGGTCGCCGGAGCTCGCCGCGGCAATCAGCGCGAGTACGCGTGA
- a CDS encoding multicopper oxidase family protein, with protein MSRQALTRRGFLAAGVLGGAALVACGRSTNPGATGGSASPGAIAAAEAARPHTGRTVTAHLAPGPADIDLGGTRARTLAYNGQVPGPLIRANVGDDIAVIVDNGLDHPTSVHWHGIALRNDMDGAAPASPNIAPASGFTYRFSSPHPGTYWAHPHTGLDTDFGLYVPVIIDDPAEPGRYDAEWIVMLDDWTSGVGTSPQQIFTGLQSMGGMGQMQMPGMGGMGHMPGMGGMGSMPGVPGVGGVGTSDVLGGDAGDVSYPYYIINGRVPSAATTFTAKPGNRIRIRIINAAADTAFRVALAGHRMTVTHTDGFPVRPEDVDALLVGMGERYDVIVTAGDGVFPLVAAAEGKNAVARALLSTGGGSAPDAAFRPPQLAGRTGTVDTFTATTEVQLPGTSDHALQVRLSGMMMRYDWMINGRPYDQTVPLSVHQGQNVTLTFVNDSMMWHPMHLHGHTFQVLKPDGSAGPRKDTVIVKPMQTVVVRMVADNPGVWMLHCHNAYHMEAGMMTTLNYAG; from the coding sequence ATGAGTCGACAGGCGCTGACTCGGCGCGGCTTTCTGGCGGCAGGAGTACTTGGTGGCGCGGCGTTGGTGGCCTGCGGTCGGTCGACCAACCCCGGGGCCACCGGTGGCTCCGCGTCGCCGGGTGCGATCGCCGCGGCGGAGGCGGCCCGACCGCACACCGGCAGGACAGTCACCGCGCACCTGGCCCCGGGTCCTGCCGACATCGACCTCGGCGGGACCAGGGCGCGGACGCTGGCCTACAACGGTCAGGTCCCGGGCCCGCTGATCAGGGCCAACGTCGGTGACGACATCGCGGTCATCGTCGACAACGGACTCGATCACCCGACCTCGGTGCACTGGCACGGGATCGCGTTGCGCAACGACATGGACGGCGCCGCCCCGGCCAGTCCGAACATCGCACCCGCCAGCGGCTTCACCTATCGGTTCAGCTCCCCCCATCCCGGTACGTACTGGGCGCACCCGCATACCGGGCTGGACACCGACTTCGGCTTGTATGTGCCGGTCATCATCGACGATCCGGCAGAGCCGGGACGCTACGACGCCGAGTGGATCGTGATGCTCGACGACTGGACCTCCGGCGTCGGAACCAGCCCGCAACAGATCTTCACGGGGCTGCAGTCGATGGGCGGCATGGGGCAGATGCAGATGCCGGGGATGGGCGGCATGGGACACATGCCGGGCATGGGCGGTATGGGATCGATGCCGGGCGTCCCCGGCGTCGGCGGTGTGGGAACCAGTGACGTGCTCGGCGGTGACGCCGGCGATGTCAGCTACCCGTACTACATCATCAACGGCCGCGTCCCGTCGGCCGCGACGACATTCACCGCGAAACCCGGGAACCGCATTCGTATTCGGATCATCAACGCCGCCGCCGATACCGCGTTCCGGGTCGCGCTGGCCGGGCATCGCATGACCGTCACCCACACCGATGGATTCCCTGTCCGGCCGGAGGACGTCGATGCGCTCCTGGTGGGTATGGGTGAGCGTTACGACGTCATCGTGACCGCGGGTGACGGAGTGTTTCCGCTCGTTGCCGCGGCGGAGGGTAAGAACGCTGTCGCACGTGCGCTGTTGTCGACCGGCGGCGGGAGCGCTCCGGACGCCGCGTTCCGGCCTCCGCAACTCGCCGGGCGGACCGGAACGGTCGACACCTTCACTGCCACAACGGAAGTCCAGCTGCCGGGCACCAGCGACCACGCATTGCAGGTTCGGCTCTCGGGCATGATGATGCGGTACGACTGGATGATCAACGGCCGGCCCTATGACCAGACGGTTCCGCTGAGCGTCCACCAGGGCCAGAACGTGACGCTGACGTTCGTCAACGACTCCATGATGTGGCATCCGATGCACCTGCACGGCCACACCTTCCAGGTGCTCAAGCCAGATGGCAGCGCAGGACCGCGGAAGGACACCGTGATCGTCAAACCGATGCAGACGGTGGTGGTGAGGATGGTCGCGGACAACCCTGGCGTCTGGATGCTGCACTGTCACAACGCTTACCACATGGAAGCCGGCATGATGACCACCCTGAACTATGCCGGCTAG
- the upp gene encoding uracil phosphoribosyltransferase codes for MRDVHVIDHPLVQHKLTLMRRKVTSTNTFRRLANEMATLLAYEVLRDTPTQEIAVETPLETTTGTVIDGKKLVFVAIMRAGTGILDGMLTVVPGARIGHIGLYRDPKTRVAVEYYFKMPSDLHEREVVVVDPMLATGNSAVAAVDRLKEFRPRSIKFVCLLTCPEGIAVVHDAHPEVPIYTAAVDRGLDEQGYIVPGLGDAGDRLFGTK; via the coding sequence ATGCGCGACGTCCACGTCATCGACCACCCGCTGGTGCAGCACAAGCTGACACTGATGCGGCGCAAGGTCACGTCCACCAACACGTTCCGCAGGCTGGCCAACGAGATGGCCACGCTGCTGGCCTACGAGGTGCTGCGCGACACCCCGACCCAGGAGATCGCGGTGGAAACCCCGCTGGAGACCACCACCGGCACCGTCATCGATGGCAAGAAACTGGTGTTCGTCGCCATCATGCGGGCCGGCACCGGCATTCTGGATGGAATGCTGACCGTCGTGCCGGGCGCCCGGATCGGACACATCGGGTTGTACCGCGATCCGAAAACCCGTGTCGCCGTGGAGTATTACTTCAAGATGCCCAGCGACCTGCACGAGCGTGAGGTGGTCGTGGTCGACCCGATGCTGGCCACCGGCAACTCGGCGGTGGCGGCGGTGGACCGCCTCAAGGAGTTCCGGCCCCGGTCCATCAAGTTCGTCTGTCTGCTCACCTGCCCCGAAGGGATCGCCGTCGTGCACGACGCCCATCCGGAGGTGCCGATCTACACCGCGGCGGTCGACAGGGGACTCGACGAGCAGGGCTACATCGTGCCGGGTCTGGGCGATGCCGGGGATCGGCTGTTCGGCACGAAATAG